From Calothrix sp. PCC 6303, a single genomic window includes:
- a CDS encoding c-type cytochrome: MVLFTVVQPVTADTLNSNGAKIFESNCAGCHINGGNIIRRGKNLKLKVLRKNNMDSVDAISVIVANGKNNMSAYQDRLTVEEIQAVSTYVLQQAENNWK, translated from the coding sequence ATGGTGTTATTTACGGTTGTTCAGCCTGTAACAGCCGATACCTTAAACTCAAATGGGGCAAAAATATTTGAGAGCAACTGTGCAGGGTGCCATATAAACGGTGGTAACATTATTCGGCGCGGTAAAAATCTAAAACTCAAGGTATTACGAAAAAATAATATGGATTCTGTGGATGCCATATCAGTAATCGTTGCTAATGGTAAAAATAATATGTCAGCATATCAAGACCGTCTCACAGTTGAAGAAATTCAAGCTGTGTCCACCTATGTCTTACAACAAGCTGAAAATAATTGGAAGTAG
- a CDS encoding HhoA/HhoB/HtrA family serine endopeptidase, translating to MLNKDSHDNLSKNSSQQPKPWRKKAMNLSLLLVGSGMTFAGGYIAQNQQQIANIAVGSAKAAPLVAPSDSNYVTNVVKNVGSAVVRIDASRTVNRRASSEFSDPFFQRFFGSQSQLPSRRRVEQGTGSGFIIKADGSSGEILTNAHVVDGADTVRVTLKDGRSFQGKVMGKDALTDVAVIKIQANNLPAMSLGNSDRLEPGEWAIAIGNPLGLDNTVTTGIISATGRSSNQIGAPDKRVNYIQTDAAINPGNSGGPLLNASGEVIGMNTAIIQGAQGIGFAIPINTAQRIASQLISTGKVEHPYLGIQMVGLTPELKQNINSDPNSGFNITEDKGVLVAKVVPNSPAAKAGIKAGDVISKLNGQQVSDPNALQKIVEDSQIGKNLSVELRRNGQSVSLAVQPGAFPTQM from the coding sequence ATGTTAAACAAAGATAGTCACGATAATTTATCTAAAAATTCTTCACAACAGCCCAAACCCTGGCGGAAAAAAGCGATGAATCTATCGCTACTATTAGTGGGTTCTGGGATGACCTTTGCAGGTGGTTACATAGCTCAAAATCAACAGCAAATTGCCAATATTGCCGTTGGTTCTGCCAAAGCTGCACCCCTAGTTGCTCCAAGTGATTCCAACTATGTCACTAATGTAGTTAAAAATGTTGGTTCGGCAGTAGTTAGAATTGATGCTTCCCGAACCGTTAATAGACGAGCATCTAGCGAATTTAGTGATCCATTTTTCCAACGCTTCTTTGGTTCCCAGTCTCAATTACCGTCAAGAAGACGTGTAGAACAAGGAACTGGTTCTGGTTTCATCATCAAAGCTGATGGTAGTAGTGGGGAAATCCTCACAAATGCCCACGTTGTTGATGGTGCAGATACTGTCCGTGTCACCCTCAAGGATGGACGCAGTTTCCAGGGTAAAGTAATGGGCAAGGACGCATTAACTGATGTTGCTGTGATCAAAATTCAGGCAAATAATTTACCTGCGATGAGCTTGGGTAATTCTGATCGATTAGAACCTGGTGAGTGGGCGATCGCTATTGGTAATCCCCTCGGTTTAGATAATACCGTAACTACTGGAATTATCAGTGCAACTGGACGTAGCAGCAACCAAATTGGTGCCCCTGATAAGCGGGTTAATTATATTCAAACTGATGCCGCAATTAATCCTGGTAATTCTGGAGGACCTTTGCTAAATGCCAGTGGTGAGGTAATCGGGATGAATACTGCAATTATTCAAGGTGCCCAAGGTATCGGTTTTGCCATCCCCATTAATACCGCTCAACGGATTGCATCTCAATTAATTTCCACTGGTAAAGTTGAACATCCCTATCTGGGAATCCAAATGGTGGGATTAACTCCAGAATTAAAGCAAAATATCAACTCTGATCCTAATAGTGGTTTCAATATCACTGAAGATAAAGGCGTTTTGGTGGCTAAAGTTGTTCCCAATTCCCCTGCTGCTAAAGCCGGAATTAAAGCTGGTGACGTAATTTCTAAGTTGAATGGACAACAAGTGAGTGATCCGAATGCCTTACAAAAAATAGTGGAAGATAGCCAAATCGGTAAGAACTTAAGTGTAGAGCTGCGTCGTAACGGGCAAAGCGTAAGTTTAGCAGTTCAACCTGGTGCTTTCCCCACACAAATGTAG
- a CDS encoding prephenate/arogenate dehydrogenase, which translates to MKIGIVGLGLIGGSLGLDMRSHHHTVVGVSRRESTCQKAVTLGCVDQASTDLSLLATAEVVFICTPIGLIIPTMQQLITVLPANTIVTDVGSVKTPIVEAISPLWHNFVGGHPMAGTADSGVEAALSNLFVQKPYVLTPTPTTPNSAVVLLEELLKELSATIYHCTPQEHDRAVSWISHLPVMVSSSLIAACTDEAEPQVLKLAQNLASSGFRDTSRVGGGNPELGVMMAKYNREALLKSLEVYRHNLDELKDLIEQENWTDLAAKLEHTQAVRPNFVQ; encoded by the coding sequence ATGAAAATCGGAATTGTAGGGTTGGGATTAATTGGTGGTTCCCTTGGTTTGGATATGCGATCGCATCATCATACCGTTGTCGGTGTTAGTCGTCGAGAATCAACCTGTCAAAAAGCTGTCACCCTCGGTTGTGTAGATCAAGCCTCTACAGACTTAAGCCTCCTTGCTACTGCTGAAGTGGTTTTTATTTGTACACCTATCGGACTTATTATTCCCACAATGCAGCAGCTAATCACGGTTTTACCTGCAAATACTATTGTCACTGACGTTGGTTCTGTCAAAACACCAATTGTTGAAGCCATTAGCCCCCTGTGGCACAACTTTGTTGGGGGACATCCCATGGCTGGAACTGCTGATAGTGGCGTAGAAGCAGCATTAAGTAACCTATTTGTCCAAAAACCCTATGTATTGACACCAACCCCAACCACCCCCAATTCTGCCGTAGTTTTATTGGAAGAGTTGCTCAAAGAACTTAGTGCTACTATTTACCACTGTACTCCCCAAGAACACGATCGCGCCGTCAGTTGGATTTCCCATTTACCAGTCATGGTAAGCTCTTCCCTAATTGCTGCCTGTACGGATGAAGCGGAACCACAAGTATTAAAATTAGCTCAAAATCTCGCCAGTTCTGGCTTTAGAGATACCAGCCGTGTTGGTGGTGGAAATCCAGAACTAGGGGTGATGATGGCAAAATACAACCGAGAAGCTTTATTGAAGTCACTAGAAGTCTATCGTCACAATTTAGACGAATTAAAGGATTTGATTGAACAAGAAAATTGGACAGATTTGGCAGCAAAATTGGAGCATACCCAAGCTGTGAGACCTAATTTTGTCCAATAG
- a CDS encoding pentapeptide repeat-containing protein yields MKVEEFLEKYAAGVRHFSGIDLSESNLSGAKLDDINLSQANLNVVNLSGASLISANLMFAKLNVARLSGVHLTNANLKGASLNVTNLVRADLSHAELSKASLVRSELIRANLSRATLIAANLKNADLREATLRQANLRQANLSEVNLKGSLLTGANLEQANLSKTDLSRTDLSGANLRDTELKQSNLSRANLSGANLAGANLRWANLTGANLRWADLTGAKLSGADLTGANLSNANLSNCTLVHANLHQARLIKTEWVGADLSGASLTGAKLYGTSRFGLKADGITCEWLDLSPMGDSSIIKYFTSQDSREFFNETPPNIRIIVDRPLDHEANYAMAAAYFQISQQYRLLKQPPSTEIGRRRTVLTFRIDSDEGLLPTACGTLLPFEDAPNIRKNLRTAVEMLKSEDTCNDGSIPFFRIQKFSQLLDEALNRIDEIRQIDKILELPSRMAFFQAPTQIILTNSSAQELIIHDHPNFGKKLSNRSEDEINTYNELQEIESIPFSVSEVIGFIKGFHY; encoded by the coding sequence ATGAAGGTGGAGGAATTCCTCGAAAAATATGCTGCCGGGGTGCGTCATTTTAGCGGTATTGACCTTTCAGAAAGCAATCTCAGTGGTGCCAAACTCGACGATATCAATCTGAGTCAAGCCAACTTAAACGTGGTTAATCTCAGCGGTGCTAGCCTGATTTCTGCCAATTTAATGTTTGCTAAGTTGAATGTCGCCAGACTCAGTGGTGTCCATCTTACCAATGCCAATCTAAAGGGTGCTAGCCTAAATGTCACAAATTTGGTTCGGGCTGATTTAAGTCATGCTGAACTTTCCAAAGCTTCCCTAGTTCGCTCGGAGTTGATTCGTGCTAACCTCAGTCGCGCTACTTTAATTGCTGCCAATCTCAAAAATGCCGATTTGCGAGAAGCAACACTGCGTCAAGCAAATCTCCGTCAAGCGAATTTGAGTGAGGTAAATTTAAAAGGCAGTTTGTTAACTGGGGCTAATCTAGAACAAGCGAATCTGAGCAAAACTGATCTTTCTCGCACCGATTTAAGTGGTGCCAATCTCCGCGATACTGAACTCAAACAATCAAATCTCAGTCGGGCAAACCTGAGTGGGGCAAATTTAGCTGGGGCAAATCTTCGCTGGGCAAATTTAACTGGAGCAAATCTTCGCTGGGCTGATTTAACTGGAGCAAAATTAAGCGGTGCTGATCTAACTGGGGCAAATCTTAGTAATGCCAACCTCAGTAATTGTACTTTGGTTCATGCAAATTTGCATCAAGCTAGATTAATCAAAACCGAATGGGTTGGTGCAGATTTAAGTGGGGCAAGCTTAACTGGAGCAAAGTTATATGGTACTTCTCGATTTGGCTTAAAGGCAGATGGTATTACTTGTGAATGGTTGGATCTTAGTCCGATGGGTGACTCTTCAATTATCAAGTATTTCACCTCTCAAGACTCGCGGGAATTCTTTAACGAAACACCCCCAAATATCCGTATTATCGTTGATAGACCGTTAGATCATGAAGCGAATTATGCTATGGCAGCAGCTTATTTTCAGATTTCTCAACAATATCGGCTACTCAAACAACCTCCCAGTACAGAAATTGGTAGAAGACGAACAGTTTTAACTTTTCGCATTGACAGTGATGAAGGATTATTACCAACCGCTTGTGGTACTCTTTTACCTTTTGAAGATGCACCTAATATTCGGAAAAATTTGCGTACTGCTGTGGAAATGCTCAAAAGTGAAGATACCTGTAATGACGGTAGCATTCCCTTTTTTCGGATTCAAAAATTTAGCCAACTTCTCGATGAAGCTTTAAACAGAATCGATGAAATCAGACAAATCGATAAGATTCTCGAGTTACCTAGTCGCATGGCTTTTTTCCAAGCACCAACCCAAATAATATTGACTAATTCTAGCGCTCAAGAGCTAATTATTCACGATCATCCCAACTTTGGTAAAAAACTAAGTAATCGTTCTGAGGATGAAATTAACACATACAATGAGTTGCAAGAGATTGAGTCAATACCATTTTCGGTAAGTGAAGTCATTGGCTTTATTAAGGGTTTTCACTATTAG
- a CDS encoding EAL domain-containing protein: MNQFPTPQKPENQINPSAISLEITEDFSQNNLTQQKNSYLHNSLESYEPFIQQLMKDLDLVDNHSNQSKNILETIRHISNAEFVCVLSCDEHNNWHLFSKCDSTLDLDKNLSIEELVSKLIPDLALNSVFNPAYCGNYIRHQQLENISPNNIVILPVKQLPNPEVMLIFGLPNNSYFYTDIYGKIISSFYQAIQNKILEPLLIEAAIIDELKQSFGFVSSSLYERRLKLFCQRLQQMVIYFEPVLHLGRDDIFISGWEALARNPESLSSPSELFKAAELWGSNYILKLDQYFLITAVQSYRQARDQRQRRPNDIVPLSVNVYPETLIRKEYFETLNQLIQEDAIAPRNLILEISEKSELPQFENGIRLDNPLSSFKKCLVQYVQKLNIRFAIDDFGVGYASVSRLAGLNPSHVKIDREILHHEPCHVIIKFVHEMVGVNNLNPASVIVEGIDENSPVSLRLLKKLGVSYIQGHIVGKSQPEIYRLTQEKIEELKRLIV; the protein is encoded by the coding sequence ATGAATCAATTTCCAACACCTCAAAAACCTGAAAATCAAATAAATCCTTCTGCAATTAGCTTAGAAATAACCGAGGATTTTTCTCAAAATAATCTAACGCAGCAAAAAAACAGCTATTTACATAATTCGCTCGAATCTTACGAGCCTTTTATTCAACAGCTGATGAAGGATCTTGACTTAGTAGATAATCATTCAAATCAATCAAAGAATATATTAGAAACGATTCGACATATATCGAATGCAGAATTTGTCTGCGTTCTCAGTTGCGATGAGCATAATAACTGGCATTTGTTTAGTAAATGTGACTCTACATTAGATTTGGACAAAAATTTATCCATTGAGGAACTAGTATCTAAGCTAATTCCAGACTTGGCTTTAAATTCTGTGTTCAATCCAGCTTACTGTGGTAATTACATTCGCCATCAACAGTTAGAAAATATTTCACCAAATAATATAGTTATATTGCCAGTTAAACAGCTACCTAATCCTGAAGTGATGCTGATTTTTGGCTTACCAAACAATAGTTATTTTTATACAGATATCTACGGCAAGATAATTTCCAGCTTTTATCAGGCAATCCAAAATAAAATATTAGAACCATTGTTAATTGAAGCGGCAATTATAGACGAATTAAAACAGAGTTTTGGATTTGTTTCTTCATCTTTATATGAACGCAGGCTCAAACTATTTTGCCAACGCTTACAGCAAATGGTAATTTATTTTGAACCAGTTTTGCATTTAGGTCGTGATGACATATTTATAAGTGGTTGGGAAGCTTTAGCCAGAAATCCAGAAAGCCTTAGTTCTCCTTCTGAACTATTTAAAGCTGCCGAACTATGGGGTTCAAATTATATTCTCAAATTGGATCAATATTTTTTGATAACTGCTGTCCAAAGTTACCGTCAAGCAAGAGATCAAAGACAACGCCGACCAAATGATATCGTACCTTTATCAGTAAATGTCTACCCGGAAACTCTGATCAGAAAAGAGTATTTTGAGACGTTGAATCAACTCATCCAGGAAGATGCGATCGCACCACGAAATTTAATCCTGGAAATATCAGAGAAATCAGAACTACCTCAATTTGAAAATGGAATACGTCTGGATAACCCCCTAAGCTCATTTAAAAAATGTTTAGTTCAATATGTCCAAAAGCTGAATATTCGGTTTGCTATCGATGATTTTGGCGTTGGTTATGCGTCAGTATCGCGGTTAGCAGGATTAAATCCGTCCCATGTCAAAATTGACCGCGAAATTCTACATCACGAACCTTGTCATGTCATTATTAAGTTTGTCCATGAAATGGTTGGAGTTAATAATCTGAATCCTGCAAGTGTCATAGTTGAAGGAATTGATGAAAATTCACCAGTCAGCTTACGTTTGCTAAAAAAATTAGGCGTTAGTTATATTCAAGGTCATATTGTTGGTAAATCTCAACCAGAAATATATAGGCTGACACAGGAGAAAATTGAAGAGTTAAAAAGACTAATTGTTTAA